The genomic window CCAAAGACAATAGATACCTATAGATATTTAAATATAAAGAATAAAACAGAAGCTAATTTTGATATTGATACATCAGCAGTAGAAAAAGAGATATTACTTAAAGATGGTTTATCATTTAAAGAAGATGAACTTTTAGATATACCAATATTTAATGATATAGCAGCAGGAAGTCCAATAGAGATGAATGGTAGTGTTGAAGGTGATTTTTCTTTACCCAAAAGTTGGATTGGAAGAGGTTCTGATACTTTCATCTTAAAAGTTAAAGGTGATAGTATGATTAATAAAGATATCTGTGATGGAGATTTTGTAGTTATTAGGAAACAGTCTACAGCTAATAATAATGATATAGTAGCGGCAAGTTTAGATGGAGAGGCAACTTTAAAAATACTTAATACAAATGGAGAAGAACCTGTACTTACTCCAGCAAACCCATTATATACTAATATAACATTAAGAGATAAAGATGTTAATATTTTAGGAATTGCAATAGGAGTTATTAAGTACAGTTAAGGAGTACTTAAGATGGCCAAGGGGAAGACACATGATAAAGTAACATTAATAGTATCCCCTTTTATAGGATTAGTTTTTTTTATGATTAATAGTGAATTACTTGAAAATTCCAATAAATTAGTTATTGTAACTTTATTTGGAGTAGTAACTTATTTATTTGGTGGCTTTATGTTTTCAGGTGACTTAGATATTAAAAGTTCAGAATATTATAGATGGGGAAAAATTAGATTTATTTGGAATCCATATCAAAAAATTTTTAAGCATAGGAGTATATTTACTCATGGGTTTTTATTAGGTCCCATAATACGTATTATATATACATATATAATAGTTTTAATAGTATGTTCAGTTTTATATTCTTTAAAAGTAATAAATTTAGCAACTGATGATTTAATAAATCTAACTTTAGAATACATAAACTCAAATAAAGTTATATCAATAAATATAGTTTTAGCTTTATTTTTAGGTTCAGGATTACATACTATTACTGATTTATTTTCTA from Clostridium septicum includes these protein-coding regions:
- a CDS encoding metal-binding protein translates to MAKGKTHDKVTLIVSPFIGLVFFMINSELLENSNKLVIVTLFGVVTYLFGGFMFSGDLDIKSSEYYRWGKIRFIWNPYQKIFKHRSIFTHGFLLGPIIRIIYTYIIVLIVCSVLYSLKVINLATDDLINLTLEYINSNKVISINIVLALFLGSGLHTITDLFSSFIKKKFRRKNKIYIKRKNKFIA